Sequence from the Fulvivirga ligni genome:
TTAACCATCTCTTTGAAAGCATTACCTTCTAAACCTAAAGCAAAGGCGATTTTTCTAGCCTGGAATCCTTGAAGACCAACAGAAGGATCGATCCATTCTTTAACGATCTTTTCAGGAGTGTTCTCAGCCACTTCTTCAATGTCCATACCACCTTCTGTAGAGGCCATAATTACATTACAGCTCTTAGCTCTGTCTAAAAGGATACTGATGTAGTATTCTTTAGGATCAGACTCTCCTGGATAGTATACATCTTCTGCAATAAGTACCTTGTTTACTTTCTTGCCTTCTTCACCAGTTTGGTGAGTAACAAGTGTACCGCCTAGTATATTCTTTACCTTTTCAGGTACTTCATCAAATGATTTAGCTAAAACTACTCCGTTAGAACCAGTTTCGTTAACTTTTCCTTTACCTCTACCACCTGCGTGTATTTGAGCTTTAACTACAAACCATTCGGTTCCGGTTTCAGCATTAAGTTCTTTTGCTGCTTCCTGTGCCTTAGCAGGATTGTCTACAACAATTCCTCTTTGCACTCTAACACCGTAATTTTTTAGTATTTCTTTCGCTTGATATTCGTGGATATTCATGCTCTCAAATTTTTGCACGAAAGTAGGCGATTTGCCTTTATATTTCAAGTAATCGATATTTTAATATCTCTAATCCTCAACATCTCTGTAAATTCATTAAGTTTGGGCCTTTATTAAACAGATTAGACATGCTCAGAGCCACCGGTATTAAGAAGACATATGGAGATTTAATGGTCCTTAAGGATATCGATTTGCATGTACCCAAGAAGGAGGTAGTGTCTATTGTAGGTGCCTCTGGAGCTGGTAAAAGCACATTGCTTCACATTTTGGGCACTTTGGATAAACCCGATGCTGGAAGGCTGGAGATAGGAGGGAGCACCGTTAATAATCTGAGTAGTAAAGAGAAGGCCGCTTTTAGAAATAAGAACATTGGCTTTATCTTCCAGTTTCATAATCTTCTGCCTGAGTTTACTGCTTTTGAGAACGCTTGTTTGCCTGGTTATATCGGTAACAGAAGCAAAGGAGAAGTGGCAAAAAAGGCCGACCATCTATTTGGAATTTTAGGTATATCTGCAAGGAAGGATCATAAGCCCTCTGAGCTCTCTGGTGGTGAACAGCAAAGGGTGGCTGTGGCCAGAGCATTAATCAACGATCCGGCGATTATTTTTGCAGA
This genomic interval carries:
- a CDS encoding ABC transporter ATP-binding protein, whose product is MLRATGIKKTYGDLMVLKDIDLHVPKKEVVSIVGASGAGKSTLLHILGTLDKPDAGRLEIGGSTVNNLSSKEKAAFRNKNIGFIFQFHNLLPEFTAFENACLPGYIGNRSKGEVAKKADHLFGILGISARKDHKPSELSGGEQQRVAVARALINDPAIIFADEPSGNLDSKNAMELHNLFFKLRDELSQTFVIVTHNEELAGMADRKLEIKDGKII